The Pseudomonas allokribbensis genome has a window encoding:
- the rplF gene encoding 50S ribosomal protein L6, which translates to MSRVAKNPVKLPAGVEVKFAGQQLSVKGAKGTLELNVHSSVEIVEEAGELRFAARNGDQQTRAMAGTTRALVNNMVQGVSQGFERKLQLVGVGYKAQAKGTVLNLALGFSHPVDYELPEGITAETPSQTDILIKGIDKQLVGQVAAEIRDFRPPEPYKGKGVRYADEVVRRKEAKKK; encoded by the coding sequence ATGTCTCGCGTCGCTAAGAACCCCGTTAAGCTGCCAGCCGGTGTCGAAGTCAAATTCGCAGGCCAACAGCTTTCGGTGAAGGGTGCCAAGGGCACTCTCGAACTGAACGTCCATTCGTCCGTTGAGATCGTTGAAGAAGCCGGTGAGCTGCGTTTTGCTGCTCGCAATGGCGATCAACAAACTCGCGCAATGGCCGGTACCACTCGTGCGTTGGTTAACAACATGGTCCAGGGCGTAAGCCAAGGCTTCGAGCGCAAGCTCCAGCTGGTCGGTGTTGGTTACAAAGCGCAAGCAAAAGGCACAGTGCTGAACCTGGCTCTTGGCTTCTCGCACCCAGTGGATTATGAACTGCCGGAAGGCATCACCGCTGAGACCCCTAGCCAGACCGATATCCTGATCAAGGGCATCGACAAGCAGCTGGTAGGTCAAGTGGCCGCCGAGATCCGCGACTTCCGTCCACCAGAGCCGTACAAAGGCAAAGGTGTGCGCTACGCGGACGAAGTCGTCCGTCGTAAAGAAGCCAAGAAGAAGTAG
- the rpsH gene encoding 30S ribosomal protein S8, which translates to MSMQDPLADMLTRIRNAQMAEKSVVSMPSSTLKVAVAKVLKDEGYIAGYQISSETKPLLSIELKYFEGRPVIEEVKRVSRPGLRQYKSVEDLPKVRGGLGVSIVSTNKGVMTDRAARAAGVGGEVLCTVF; encoded by the coding sequence ATGAGTATGCAGGACCCGTTAGCGGACATGCTAACTCGAATCCGTAATGCCCAGATGGCTGAAAAGTCCGTCGTAAGCATGCCTTCTTCCACGTTGAAGGTGGCTGTAGCTAAAGTCCTGAAGGACGAAGGTTACATCGCGGGTTATCAGATCAGCAGCGAAACAAAACCACTGCTGTCTATCGAGCTGAAATATTTCGAAGGCCGTCCGGTCATCGAAGAAGTCAAGCGCGTTAGCCGTCCAGGCCTGCGTCAGTACAAGTCCGTCGAAGATCTGCCAAAAGTACGTGGCGGTCTCGGTGTGTCTATCGTCTCCACCAACAAAGGTGTGATGACTGATCGTGCTGCGCGCGCTGCCGGTGTCGGCGGCGAAGTTCTTTGCACTGTGTTCTAA
- the rpsN gene encoding 30S ribosomal protein S14, with product MAKKSMKNRELKRQLTVAKYATKRAALKAIIVDLNASPEARWEATVALQKQPRDASASRMRNRCRLTGRPHGVYRKFGLGRNKLREAAMRGDVPGLVKASW from the coding sequence ATGGCCAAGAAGAGCATGAAGAACCGTGAGCTGAAGCGTCAGCTCACCGTTGCCAAGTACGCCACCAAGCGTGCAGCGCTGAAAGCTATCATCGTTGATCTGAACGCAAGTCCAGAAGCGCGTTGGGAAGCTACCGTAGCTCTGCAGAAGCAGCCACGTGACGCAAGCGCTTCGCGCATGCGTAACCGCTGCCGCCTGACTGGTCGTCCGCACGGCGTTTACCGCAAGTTCGGCCTGGGCCGTAACAAGCTGCGTGAAGCTGCAATGCGTGGTGACGTTCCAGGTCTGGTTAAAGCCAGCTGGTAA
- the rplE gene encoding 50S ribosomal protein L5: MARLKEIYRKEIAPKLKEELKLSNVMEVPRVTKITLNMGLGEAIGDKKVIEHAVADLEKITGQKVVVTYARKSIAGFKVREGWPIGVKVTLRRERMYEFLDRLLSISLPRVRDFRGLNAKSFDGRGNYSMGVKEQIIFPEIDYDKIDALRGLDITLTTTAKNDDEGRALLRAFKFPFRN, translated from the coding sequence ATGGCACGACTAAAAGAGATTTACCGGAAGGAAATCGCTCCGAAACTTAAGGAAGAACTTAAGCTTTCGAACGTGATGGAAGTTCCGCGCGTTACCAAAATCACCCTGAACATGGGTCTGGGCGAAGCGATCGGCGACAAAAAAGTCATCGAGCACGCTGTTGCTGACCTGGAAAAGATCACCGGCCAGAAAGTCGTTGTGACCTACGCTCGCAAATCCATCGCTGGCTTTAAAGTCCGTGAAGGTTGGCCGATCGGCGTCAAAGTGACCCTGCGCCGTGAGCGTATGTACGAGTTCCTGGATCGTCTGCTGTCGATCTCCCTGCCTCGGGTTCGCGACTTCCGCGGCCTGAATGCCAAGTCCTTCGATGGTCGTGGCAACTACAGCATGGGCGTGAAAGAGCAGATCATTTTCCCGGAAATCGACTACGACAAGATCGATGCTCTCCGCGGTCTGGACATTACCCTGACCACCACTGCCAAGAACGATGATGAAGGCCGCGCTCTGCTGCGTGCTTTCAAATTCCCGTTCCGCAACTGA
- the rplX gene encoding 50S ribosomal protein L24 produces MQKIRRDDEIIVIAGKDKGKRGKVLKVLADNRLVVGGLNLVKRHTKPNPMSGVQGGIVEKEAPLHASNVAIFNGETNKADRVGFKVEDGKKIRVFKSTQKAVDA; encoded by the coding sequence ATGCAAAAGATTCGTCGTGACGACGAGATCATCGTGATCGCCGGCAAAGACAAAGGTAAGCGCGGTAAGGTGCTGAAGGTTCTTGCTGACAACCGTCTGGTTGTTGGTGGTCTGAACCTGGTCAAGCGTCATACCAAGCCTAACCCGATGTCGGGCGTACAGGGCGGTATCGTCGAGAAAGAAGCGCCACTGCACGCTTCTAACGTCGCCATCTTCAACGGCGAAACCAACAAGGCTGACCGCGTTGGTTTCAAAGTAGAAGACGGTAAAAAAATTCGTGTCTTCAAGTCGACCCAAAAAGCGGTTGATGCTTGA
- the rplN gene encoding 50S ribosomal protein L14, protein MIQTQSMLDVADNSGARRVMCIKVLGGSHRRYAGIGDIIKVTVKEAIPRGKVKKGQVMTAVVVRTRHGVRRADGSIIRFDGNAAVLLNNKQEPIGTRIFGPVTRELRTEKFMKIVSLAPEVL, encoded by the coding sequence ATGATTCAGACTCAATCCATGCTCGATGTGGCCGATAACAGCGGCGCTCGCCGCGTTATGTGCATCAAGGTGCTGGGTGGCTCCCATCGTCGTTACGCTGGTATCGGTGACATCATCAAAGTTACCGTGAAGGAAGCAATTCCTCGCGGTAAGGTGAAAAAAGGCCAAGTGATGACTGCTGTTGTAGTCCGCACTCGTCACGGCGTACGTCGTGCTGATGGCTCCATTATCCGCTTTGATGGCAACGCTGCTGTTCTTCTGAACAACAAGCAAGAGCCGATCGGCACCCGTATCTTTGGGCCAGTGACCCGTGAACTTCGTACTGAGAAGTTCATGAAGATCGTCTCGCTCGCCCCAGAAGTGCTGTAA
- the rpsQ gene encoding 30S ribosomal protein S17 has product MAEAEKTVRTLTGRVVSDKMDKTITVLIERRVKHPIYGKYVKRSTKLHAHDETNQCHIGDKVTIRETRPMAKTKSWALVDVLERAVEV; this is encoded by the coding sequence ATGGCTGAAGCCGAAAAAACTGTCCGTACGCTGACTGGCCGTGTTGTCAGCGACAAGATGGACAAAACCATCACCGTTCTGATCGAGCGTCGCGTTAAGCACCCGATCTACGGTAAATACGTTAAGCGTTCGACTAAGCTGCACGCGCACGACGAAACCAATCAGTGCCACATCGGCGACAAAGTCACTATTCGTGAAACTCGTCCGATGGCCAAGACCAAGTCTTGGGCGCTGGTTGATGTTCTCGAACGCGCTGTGGAAGTCTAA
- the rpmC gene encoding 50S ribosomal protein L29 produces the protein MKANELREKSAQQLNEQLLGLLRDQFNLRMQKATGQLGQSHLLSQVKRDIARVKTVLNQQAGK, from the coding sequence ATGAAAGCGAATGAACTTCGTGAAAAATCCGCACAGCAGCTGAACGAGCAACTGCTCGGCTTGCTGCGCGACCAGTTCAATCTGCGCATGCAGAAAGCAACTGGCCAGTTGGGGCAGTCTCATCTGCTCTCGCAAGTTAAGCGTGACATCGCTCGCGTGAAGACTGTGCTCAACCAGCAGGCAGGTAAGTGA
- the rplP gene encoding 50S ribosomal protein L16, with protein MLQPKRTKFRKQMTGHNRGLALRGSKVSFGEFALKSVARGRLTARQIESARRALTRHVKRGGKIWIRVFPDKPISKKPLEVRMGKGKGNVEYWVAQIQPGKVLYEIEGVSEELAREAFALAAAKLPLATSFVKRTVM; from the coding sequence ATGTTGCAACCAAAGCGTACGAAGTTCCGCAAGCAGATGACCGGCCACAACCGTGGTCTGGCACTGCGCGGTAGCAAAGTCAGCTTCGGCGAGTTCGCGCTGAAGTCTGTAGCTCGTGGTCGTCTCACCGCTCGTCAGATCGAGTCAGCGCGTCGTGCTCTGACCCGTCACGTAAAACGTGGCGGCAAGATCTGGATCCGTGTATTCCCGGACAAGCCGATCTCCAAGAAACCTCTCGAGGTTCGTATGGGTAAAGGTAAGGGTAACGTGGAGTACTGGGTTGCCCAGATTCAGCCAGGCAAAGTCCTGTATGAAATCGAGGGTGTTTCTGAAGAGCTGGCGCGTGAGGCTTTCGCCCTGGCTGCTGCAAAGCTGCCGCTCGCCACCTCCTTTGTTAAACGGACGGTGATGTGA
- the rpsC gene encoding 30S ribosomal protein S3, which translates to MGQKVHPIGIRLGIVKEHTSVWYADGRTYADYLFADLKVREYLQDKLKSASVSRIDIHRPAQTARITIHTARPGIVIGKKGEDVEKLRQDLTKQMGVPVHINIEEIRKPELDGMLVAQSVAQQLERRVMFRRAMKRAVQNAMRIGAKGIKIQVSGRLGGAEIARTEWYREGRVPLHTLRADIDYANYEAHTTYGVIGVKVWIFKGEVIGGRQEELKPQAPAPRKKAAK; encoded by the coding sequence ATGGGTCAGAAAGTACATCCCATTGGCATTCGCCTGGGAATCGTCAAGGAGCACACCTCCGTCTGGTACGCAGACGGTCGGACTTATGCGGACTACTTGTTCGCTGATCTGAAGGTGCGTGAATACCTCCAAGACAAACTAAAAAGCGCGTCCGTAAGCCGTATCGATATCCATCGTCCGGCCCAAACTGCACGCATCACCATCCACACCGCTCGTCCAGGTATCGTTATCGGGAAGAAAGGTGAAGATGTTGAGAAACTGCGTCAGGACCTGACCAAGCAAATGGGTGTGCCTGTGCACATCAATATCGAAGAGATCCGCAAGCCGGAGCTCGACGGTATGCTGGTTGCGCAGAGCGTAGCTCAGCAGCTGGAGCGTCGCGTAATGTTCCGTCGCGCTATGAAGCGCGCTGTACAGAACGCCATGCGCATTGGTGCCAAAGGCATCAAAATCCAAGTGAGCGGTCGTCTCGGCGGTGCTGAAATCGCACGTACTGAATGGTATCGCGAAGGTCGTGTGCCACTGCACACCCTGCGTGCCGACATCGACTATGCCAACTACGAAGCTCACACCACTTACGGTGTGATCGGTGTAAAGGTTTGGATCTTCAAGGGCGAAGTAATTGGTGGTCGCCAAGAAGAACTGAAACCACAAGCACCAGCGCCTCGTAAAAAAGCTGCTAAGTAA
- the rplV gene encoding 50S ribosomal protein L22 — protein MEVAAKLSGARISAQKARLVADQIRGKKVGEALNLLAFSSKKAAEIMKKVLESAVANAEHNEGADVDDLKVSTVFVNEGRSLKRIMPRAKGRADRIVKRSCHITVKVADK, from the coding sequence ATGGAAGTAGCCGCTAAGTTGTCGGGCGCTCGAATCTCCGCCCAGAAAGCCCGCTTGGTCGCCGACCAGATCCGCGGGAAGAAGGTGGGCGAAGCGCTCAACCTGTTGGCTTTCAGCAGTAAGAAAGCCGCCGAGATCATGAAAAAAGTGCTGGAGTCGGCCGTAGCCAACGCCGAGCATAACGAAGGCGCAGACGTTGATGACCTGAAGGTCAGCACCGTTTTCGTCAACGAAGGGCGTTCGCTGAAGCGCATCATGCCACGTGCCAAAGGCCGTGCTGATCGCATCGTCAAGCGGTCTTGCCATATCACTGTCAAGGTTGCTGACAAGTAA
- the rpsS gene encoding 30S ribosomal protein S19 has product MPRSLKKGPFIDLHLLKKIEVAAEKNDRKPIKTWSRRSMILPQMVGLTIAVHNGRQHVPVLVNEDMVGHKLGEFAGTRNYRGHVADKKAKR; this is encoded by the coding sequence GTGCCACGTTCTCTGAAAAAAGGTCCTTTTATTGATCTTCACCTACTGAAGAAGATCGAAGTGGCGGCGGAAAAGAACGATCGCAAACCAATTAAGACTTGGTCGCGTCGTTCGATGATCCTGCCACAAATGGTCGGTCTGACCATCGCAGTACACAACGGTCGTCAGCACGTCCCAGTTCTCGTTAACGAAGACATGGTCGGCCACAAACTGGGCGAGTTCGCCGGTACCCGCAACTATCGCGGGCACGTGGCAGACAAGAAAGCCAAGCGTTAA
- the rplB gene encoding 50S ribosomal protein L2, with amino-acid sequence MAIVKCKPTSPGRRFVVKVVNQELHKGAPHAPLLEKKSKSGGRNNNGRITTRHIGGGHKQHYRLVDFRRNDKDGIAATVERIEYDPNRTAHIALLLYADGERRYIIAPKGVSAGDQLIAGALAPIKPGNALQLRNIPVGSTVHGIELKPGKGAQIARSAGASAQLIAREGVYVTLRLRSGEMRKVLAECRATLGEVSNSEHSLRSLGKAGAKRWRGVRPTVRGVAMNPVDHPHGGGEGRTSGGRHPVSPWGFPTKGAKTRGNKRTDKMIVRRRK; translated from the coding sequence ATGGCAATCGTTAAATGCAAACCGACTTCCCCTGGCCGCCGTTTTGTGGTCAAGGTGGTCAACCAGGAGCTGCATAAAGGCGCTCCTCACGCACCGCTGCTCGAGAAAAAATCGAAGTCTGGTGGTCGTAACAACAATGGCCGTATTACCACTCGTCACATCGGTGGTGGTCATAAGCAGCATTATCGTCTGGTCGACTTCCGTCGCAACGACAAAGATGGCATCGCTGCCACTGTCGAGCGTATCGAATACGATCCAAACCGTACTGCTCACATCGCTCTGCTGCTGTACGCAGATGGCGAGCGTCGCTACATCATCGCCCCTAAAGGCGTGAGCGCTGGCGACCAGCTGATCGCAGGTGCTCTGGCACCGATCAAGCCGGGCAACGCTCTGCAACTGCGCAACATTCCAGTTGGTAGCACCGTACACGGCATCGAACTGAAGCCAGGTAAAGGCGCACAAATCGCTCGTTCCGCTGGTGCTTCGGCTCAGCTGATCGCTCGTGAAGGCGTTTACGTGACCCTGCGTCTGCGTTCCGGTGAAATGCGTAAAGTACTGGCTGAATGCCGTGCGACCCTGGGCGAAGTCTCGAACTCCGAGCACAGCCTGCGTTCGCTGGGTAAAGCTGGTGCCAAGCGCTGGCGTGGCGTTCGCCCAACCGTTCGTGGTGTTGCCATGAACCCGGTTGACCACCCACATGGTGGTGGTGAAGGTCGTACCTCTGGTGGTCGTCATCCGGTATCGCCATGGGGCTTCCCGACTAAGGGCGCGAAGACTCGTGGTAATAAGCGTACCGACAAAATGATCGTCCGTCGTCGCAAGTAA
- the rplW gene encoding 50S ribosomal protein L23 — protein MNQERVFKVLLGPHVSEKATVLADKKGQFVFKVATDATKLEIKKAVESLFSVKVERVTTLNVLGKSKRTARGLGKRNDWKKAVISLQPGQDLDFSSSAE, from the coding sequence ATGAACCAGGAACGCGTATTTAAAGTTCTGCTTGGCCCGCACGTTTCCGAGAAGGCTACGGTTCTGGCAGACAAGAAAGGCCAGTTCGTTTTCAAGGTTGCTACTGACGCAACCAAGCTGGAAATCAAGAAGGCCGTCGAAAGCCTGTTCAGCGTGAAAGTTGAGCGTGTTACTACCCTGAACGTTCTGGGTAAGAGCAAGCGCACCGCTCGCGGTCTGGGCAAGCGTAATGACTGGAAGAAGGCAGTTATCTCCCTTCAGCCAGGCCAAGATCTCGATTTCAGCAGCAGTGCTGAGTAA
- the rplD gene encoding 50S ribosomal protein L4: MQLNVNDAQAIEVSELTFGGEFNETLVHQAVVAYMAGGRQGSKQQKTRSDVRGGGKRPWRQKGTGRARAGTIRSPIWRGGGTTFAARPQDHSQKLNKKMYRAAMRSILAELVRTDRLVVVQDFAVETPKTKDLLGKLNNMSLTDVLIVSDAVDQNLYLAARNLPHVDVRDVQGSDPVSLIAYDKVLITVSAVKKFEELLG, from the coding sequence ATGCAATTAAATGTAAATGACGCTCAAGCGATCGAAGTTTCCGAACTGACATTTGGCGGCGAGTTCAACGAGACGCTGGTTCACCAAGCAGTCGTGGCCTACATGGCCGGCGGCCGTCAAGGTAGCAAGCAGCAAAAGACCCGTTCCGACGTTCGTGGTGGCGGTAAGCGCCCATGGCGTCAGAAAGGTACTGGCCGTGCTCGTGCCGGTACTATCCGTAGCCCAATCTGGCGCGGCGGCGGCACCACTTTCGCAGCTCGTCCACAAGATCACTCCCAGAAGCTGAACAAGAAGATGTACCGCGCAGCAATGCGTTCCATCCTTGCTGAGCTGGTGCGTACTGATCGTCTGGTTGTGGTTCAGGATTTCGCAGTTGAAACTCCGAAAACCAAAGACCTGCTGGGCAAACTGAACAACATGAGCCTGACCGACGTTCTGATCGTGTCGGACGCTGTTGATCAGAACCTGTACCTGGCTGCTCGCAACCTGCCACACGTAGATGTACGTGACGTGCAAGGTTCCGATCCAGTTAGTCTGATCGCATACGACAAGGTGTTGATCACCGTGTCGGCCGTGAAGAAATTCGAGGAGCTGCTGGGATGA
- the rplC gene encoding 50S ribosomal protein L3 produces the protein MTIGVVGRKAGMTRIFTEEGVSIPVTVIEIEPNRVTQFKTEETDGYRAVQVTVGERRASRVTAAQAGHFAKANVAAGRTVMEFRLEEGEYQAGDLINAEIFAAGQLVDVTGQSKGKGFQGTIKRWNFRGQDNTHGNSVSHRVPGSIGQCQTPGRVFKGKKMSGHMGAERVTVQSLEVVRVDAERNLLLVKGAVPGATGGNLVVRPAAKARG, from the coding sequence ATGACTATTGGTGTAGTCGGTCGTAAAGCGGGTATGACCCGTATTTTCACCGAAGAAGGTGTCTCCATTCCGGTCACGGTCATTGAGATCGAGCCGAATCGCGTCACCCAGTTCAAAACTGAAGAAACCGATGGCTATCGTGCAGTGCAAGTCACTGTCGGCGAGCGTCGTGCTTCCCGTGTAACAGCTGCTCAGGCTGGCCACTTCGCTAAAGCGAACGTTGCCGCTGGTCGTACCGTAATGGAATTCCGCCTTGAAGAAGGCGAGTACCAGGCCGGCGATCTGATCAACGCTGAAATCTTCGCCGCTGGTCAACTGGTTGATGTAACCGGTCAGTCCAAAGGTAAAGGCTTCCAGGGTACGATCAAGCGTTGGAATTTCCGCGGGCAAGATAACACCCACGGTAACTCCGTATCCCACCGCGTCCCAGGCTCTATCGGCCAGTGCCAGACTCCTGGTCGTGTATTCAAGGGCAAAAAAATGTCCGGTCATATGGGCGCTGAGCGCGTGACCGTGCAGTCCCTGGAAGTAGTGCGCGTGGACGCTGAACGCAATCTGTTGTTGGTCAAGGGTGCTGTTCCTGGCGCTACTGGCGGCAACCTGGTTGTACGTCCAGCAGCCAAGGCTCGCGGTTAA
- the rpsJ gene encoding 30S ribosomal protein S10, whose protein sequence is MQNQQIRIRLKAFDHRLIDQSTQEIVETAKRTGAQVRGPIPLPTRKERFTVLVSPHVNKDARDQYEIRTHKRVLDIVQPTDKTVDALMKLDLAAGVEVQISLG, encoded by the coding sequence ATGCAAAATCAGCAAATCCGTATCAGGTTGAAGGCTTTTGACCATCGCCTGATCGACCAATCAACCCAGGAAATCGTGGAAACCGCGAAACGTACTGGTGCTCAAGTGCGTGGTCCAATTCCACTGCCTACCCGTAAAGAGCGGTTTACCGTTCTGGTTTCCCCGCACGTCAACAAAGACGCGCGTGACCAGTACGAAATCCGCACTCATAAGCGCGTTCTGGACATCGTCCAGCCAACGGATAAAACCGTTGATGCACTTATGAAGCTTGATCTTGCGGCCGGTGTGGAAGTGCAGATCAGCCTCGGCTAA
- the tuf gene encoding elongation factor Tu: MAKEKFDRSLPHVNVGTIGHVDHGKTTLTAALTRVCSEVFGSAVVEFDKIDSAPEEKARGITINTAHVEYNSTIRHYAHVDCPGHADYVKNMITGAAQMDGAILVCSAADGPMPQTREHILLSRQVGVPYIVVFLNKADLVDDAELLELVEMEVRDLLSTYDFPGDDTPIIIGSARMALEGKDDNEMGTTAVRKLVETLDTYIPEPVRMIDKPFLMPIEDVFSISGRGTVVTGRIERGIVRVQDALEIVGLRDTTTTTCTGVEMFRKLLDEGRAGENCGVLLRGTKRDDVERGQVLVKPGSVKPHTKFTAEVYVLSKEEGGRHTPFFKGYRPQFYFRTTDVTGNCELPEGVEMVMPGDNIQMTVTLIKTIAMEDGLRFAIREGGRTVGAGVVAKIIE; the protein is encoded by the coding sequence GTGGCTAAAGAAAAATTTGATCGTTCCCTACCGCACGTAAACGTTGGCACCATCGGTCACGTTGACCACGGTAAAACCACTCTGACCGCTGCTCTGACTCGCGTCTGCTCCGAAGTTTTCGGTTCGGCCGTAGTTGAATTCGACAAGATCGACAGCGCTCCAGAAGAAAAAGCTCGTGGTATCACCATCAACACCGCGCACGTTGAGTACAACTCGACTATTCGTCACTACGCTCACGTTGACTGCCCAGGTCACGCTGACTACGTGAAGAACATGATCACCGGTGCTGCCCAGATGGACGGCGCGATCCTGGTTTGCTCGGCCGCTGATGGTCCGATGCCACAAACCCGTGAGCACATCCTGCTGTCCCGTCAGGTAGGCGTTCCGTACATCGTGGTTTTCCTGAACAAGGCTGACCTGGTAGACGACGCTGAGCTGCTGGAACTGGTTGAGATGGAAGTTCGCGACCTGCTGTCGACCTACGACTTCCCAGGCGACGACACTCCGATCATCATCGGTTCGGCTCGTATGGCGCTGGAAGGCAAAGACGACAACGAAATGGGCACCACTGCCGTTCGTAAACTGGTTGAAACTCTGGATACCTACATCCCTGAGCCAGTTCGTATGATCGACAAGCCATTCCTGATGCCAATCGAAGACGTATTCTCGATCTCGGGTCGCGGTACTGTTGTGACTGGTCGTATCGAGCGCGGTATCGTTCGCGTTCAAGATGCTCTGGAAATCGTTGGTCTGCGTGACACCACCACCACCACCTGCACCGGTGTTGAGATGTTCCGCAAGCTGCTGGACGAAGGTCGTGCTGGCGAGAACTGCGGCGTGCTGCTGCGTGGCACCAAGCGTGACGACGTTGAGCGTGGTCAGGTTCTGGTTAAGCCGGGTTCGGTTAAGCCGCACACCAAGTTCACCGCAGAAGTTTACGTTCTGAGCAAGGAAGAAGGCGGTCGTCACACTCCGTTCTTCAAAGGCTACCGTCCACAGTTCTACTTCCGTACTACTGACGTGACTGGTAACTGCGAGCTGCCAGAAGGCGTTGAAATGGTAATGCCAGGTGACAACATTCAGATGACTGTTACCCTGATCAAAACCATCGCGATGGAAGATGGTCTGCGTTTCGCTATCCGTGAAGGCGGTCGTACCGTCGGCGCTGGCGTCGTAGCCAAAATCATCGAGTAA